In Caproicibacterium amylolyticum, a genomic segment contains:
- a CDS encoding arginase family protein, producing the protein MTQKNVIMDFSRVYEQENFYRHTHFDWIDCTDIAGTSCYCTAQAAAEIRRRIQAYPVQGIHFLDSGDYHYVSEFWMEKVQEPFNLLLFDYHSDMQPPKFPELLSCGCWVKNAMEQNPQLQQVCIVGPDESAFAGLAQQYRGRLLCVSLQALQEQETWKQLAKLQSSLPVYISIDKDVLNTYFARTDWSQGGLSLPVLERLLSLFESHCRVIGIDICGESKADVRFLLDNREEEINNASNLELLRFLLKSA; encoded by the coding sequence ATGACACAGAAAAATGTCATTATGGACTTTTCACGCGTTTATGAGCAGGAGAATTTTTACCGCCACACACACTTTGACTGGATTGACTGTACCGATATTGCGGGAACCAGCTGCTACTGTACTGCGCAGGCCGCCGCGGAGATTCGGCGGCGCATACAGGCGTATCCGGTGCAGGGCATTCATTTTCTGGATTCTGGGGATTATCATTATGTCAGTGAATTTTGGATGGAAAAAGTACAGGAGCCGTTCAATTTGCTGCTGTTTGATTATCACAGCGATATGCAGCCGCCGAAATTTCCGGAACTTTTGTCCTGCGGCTGTTGGGTAAAAAACGCAATGGAGCAAAATCCGCAGCTGCAGCAGGTGTGCATTGTAGGGCCGGACGAGAGCGCCTTTGCTGGTCTTGCGCAGCAGTACCGCGGGCGGCTGCTGTGTGTCAGTCTGCAGGCGCTGCAGGAGCAGGAAACGTGGAAGCAGCTGGCGAAGCTGCAGAGCAGCCTGCCGGTGTACATATCCATTGACAAGGATGTGCTGAACACCTACTTTGCCCGTACCGACTGGAGCCAGGGAGGCCTTTCTCTGCCGGTGCTGGAAAGGCTGCTTTCGCTGTTTGAATCCCACTGCCGGGTAATTGGCATTGATATTTGTGGGGAAAGCAAGGCGGACGTCCGTTTTTTGCTTGATAACCGGGAAGAAGAAATCAATAATGCCTCCAACCTGGAACTGCTGCGGTTTCTGTTAAAAAGTGCATAA
- a CDS encoding purple acid phosphatase family protein translates to MNPRNKKVLAGVLACAVVVSTGSAVFAATEGKFCNGASSSVSSTDTKWNDWTETWKTVSTDYTKVSMTPGADDTQMNFAWYSKTVSGKDATPVVLFGTDKNNLKEFTGTFGTVNEKLVSGYQYNHVTVTGLTENTTYYYSVERNGEKSEPVQYKTGSFSHMKMLYVGDPQIGASKGQTQNAAKLEEKDGEANTAARNDAYGWDRTLDIAAQQNPDLNFIISAGDQVNKTGKAKEEEYAGFLNANVLQSLPVATTIGNHDSLNEDYSYHFNDPNPTGNGKTTAGSDYYYSYGSALFVVLNTNNYNCAEHEDTLKKATAAYPSAKWRIVTIHQDIYGSGLDHSETDGMILRTQLTPIFDKYDVDVVLQGHDHTYSRTKLLEGDAQSHGEYEMPFDTASNDYDWDNVKNNVTGETIPFSPAAGNSKAQSAHNKFMADNKCYVMQDAPSGTVTNPSGTLYMTANSASGSKYYELLSTQQDYVAKRSQNWLPSYSVIDLTNDTFKIDTYQITDAGSTEKIDQTFTIIKNGAADTATVKCSQSGTVKTPLGYNTAFTVKTDKAPASVNAGSKDATINTLKAWNASTKTATYAVYGLHNNKEVGIYVNGTKQFTASTNARPFSSDTNKDLAVKKGQQYTFAVTVPKGGTKPAFTVGSGSALQTLAKGSKSNADGSVTYLYGIRAIGSKGQQTGIYIMLDDKLYCVFRGTVG, encoded by the coding sequence ATGAATCCACGCAATAAAAAAGTTCTGGCAGGCGTGCTGGCCTGCGCAGTTGTTGTTTCCACAGGTTCTGCGGTATTTGCAGCAACCGAGGGGAAATTCTGCAACGGTGCATCTTCCTCCGTTTCCTCTACCGACACCAAGTGGAATGACTGGACAGAAACTTGGAAAACCGTTTCTACAGACTATACCAAGGTTTCCATGACACCCGGTGCAGACGATACCCAGATGAACTTTGCCTGGTACAGCAAAACAGTTTCTGGCAAAGATGCCACACCGGTTGTCCTGTTCGGCACTGACAAAAACAATCTGAAAGAATTCACGGGCACCTTTGGCACAGTAAATGAAAAACTCGTCAGCGGCTATCAGTACAACCACGTCACAGTAACCGGCCTGACCGAAAACACCACCTACTACTACAGCGTAGAACGCAATGGTGAAAAGTCCGAACCTGTACAGTACAAAACCGGAAGCTTTTCCCATATGAAGATGCTGTACGTCGGTGATCCGCAGATTGGCGCTTCCAAAGGACAGACACAAAACGCCGCCAAACTGGAGGAAAAAGACGGTGAGGCCAACACTGCCGCCCGCAACGATGCTTACGGCTGGGACCGTACCCTTGACATTGCCGCACAGCAGAATCCTGACCTAAACTTCATCATTTCCGCGGGCGACCAGGTCAACAAAACCGGCAAAGCAAAAGAAGAAGAATACGCCGGCTTTTTGAATGCCAACGTTCTGCAGAGCCTGCCAGTTGCTACCACGATTGGCAACCATGACTCTTTGAATGAAGACTACAGCTATCATTTCAACGATCCAAACCCCACCGGCAACGGCAAAACGACCGCCGGCAGTGACTATTATTATTCTTACGGCAGTGCGCTGTTTGTTGTACTGAACACCAACAACTACAACTGTGCGGAACATGAAGATACCTTGAAAAAAGCGACTGCCGCATACCCCTCCGCAAAGTGGCGCATCGTTACAATCCATCAGGATATTTACGGCTCCGGCCTTGACCATTCTGAAACAGACGGCATGATTCTCCGCACACAGCTGACACCGATTTTTGACAAATATGATGTGGACGTTGTACTGCAGGGCCATGACCACACCTACAGCCGCACCAAGCTTCTGGAGGGTGACGCACAGTCCCACGGCGAATATGAAATGCCGTTTGACACTGCTTCCAATGACTACGACTGGGACAACGTAAAAAACAACGTTACCGGCGAAACCATTCCGTTCAGCCCCGCCGCCGGCAACAGTAAAGCACAGAGCGCCCACAACAAATTCATGGCAGACAACAAGTGCTATGTGATGCAGGACGCACCCTCCGGCACGGTAACAAATCCGAGCGGCACGCTTTACATGACTGCAAACTCCGCTTCCGGTTCCAAGTATTATGAACTTCTTTCCACACAGCAGGATTACGTCGCAAAGCGCAGCCAAAACTGGCTGCCCAGCTACTCCGTCATTGACCTGACCAATGACACTTTCAAGATTGATACATACCAAATCACCGATGCCGGCAGCACTGAAAAGATTGACCAGACCTTTACGATTATCAAGAACGGCGCCGCAGATACCGCCACCGTAAAGTGCAGCCAGAGCGGCACTGTAAAAACACCGCTCGGCTACAACACTGCCTTCACTGTAAAGACAGACAAGGCTCCTGCTTCCGTCAATGCCGGCAGCAAGGATGCAACCATTAACACACTGAAAGCATGGAATGCTTCCACAAAAACCGCAACCTACGCAGTTTACGGCCTGCACAACAATAAGGAAGTCGGCATCTATGTAAACGGCACAAAACAGTTCACAGCTTCCACCAATGCGCGTCCTTTCTCCAGCGACACCAACAAAGACCTGGCTGTAAAGAAAGGCCAGCAGTACACCTTCGCCGTTACTGTACCAAAGGGCGGCACCAAGCCTGCTTTCACTGTCGGCAGCGGTTCTGCCCTGCAGACACTGGCAAAGGGCAGCAAATCCAACGCAGATGGCTCCGTGACTTATCTGTACGGCATCCGCGCAATTGGCAGCAAAGGCCAGCAGACCGGCATTTACATCATGCTGGATGACAAACTCTACTGTGTATTCCGCGGCACTGTGGGCTAA
- a CDS encoding glycoside hydrolase family 35 protein yields MTACDHTFEIKDQFYLDNEPFKIISGALHYFRVVPQYWRDRLEKLRALGCNTVETYVPWNLHEPHPGEFCFSGMLDLAQFLHIAKEVGLFAIVRPSPYICGEWEFGGLPGWLLAEDGMKLRCTYPPYLNHVRSYYKKLFSILTPLQIDQGGPILMMQVENEYGAYGDETAYLAALRDCMRENGATVPFITSDGPWGDYLDGGSLPDALPTANFGSKAPAQFPRLQKRIGSAPLMCTEFWVGWFDAWGDKAHHTTDAQTCAQELDAILQRGSVNIYMFHGGTNFGFTNGANYYGHLQPDVTSYDYDALLTENGELTPKYKAFQNVIAKYAPIPEMKFSAPAAKMDYGTAAVQDSVSLFSVVEEIADCTENPWPLCMEKLGQNFGYTLYVSDLNPNVSIEKLELTGANDRAQIFFNHKPYLTLYDRELLKEYPVAPALGTRSQLEILTENMGRVNYGPRMEHQRKGIDGAVLLNGHGHAGWKMYTLPMDAEAVQKIDFSKPHCEGTPAFYRIPFTVEKAGDTFLDLTGWGKGCAVLNGFQLGRFWEIGPQKRLYVPAPILKLGENELILFETEGKTGSTVAFRSKPDLG; encoded by the coding sequence ATGACAGCCTGCGATCACACATTTGAAATCAAAGACCAGTTTTATCTGGATAATGAACCCTTTAAAATTATCTCCGGTGCCCTCCACTACTTTCGGGTTGTGCCGCAGTACTGGCGTGACCGACTGGAAAAGCTGCGCGCACTGGGCTGCAACACCGTGGAAACTTATGTGCCATGGAACCTGCACGAACCGCACCCCGGCGAATTCTGTTTTTCCGGCATGCTTGACCTTGCACAGTTCCTGCACATCGCCAAAGAAGTTGGGCTGTTTGCCATCGTGCGCCCCTCTCCCTACATCTGCGGGGAATGGGAATTCGGTGGTTTGCCGGGCTGGCTTCTGGCAGAGGACGGCATGAAACTGCGCTGCACCTATCCGCCGTACCTGAACCATGTGCGCAGCTATTATAAGAAGCTGTTTTCCATCCTTACCCCGCTGCAGATTGACCAAGGCGGCCCGATTCTTATGATGCAGGTAGAAAATGAATACGGCGCCTACGGCGACGAAACCGCTTACCTTGCTGCACTGCGGGACTGTATGCGCGAAAACGGCGCTACTGTTCCATTCATCACTTCAGACGGTCCCTGGGGAGATTATCTGGACGGCGGCAGTCTGCCTGACGCTCTGCCGACTGCCAACTTCGGCAGCAAGGCTCCGGCGCAATTTCCCCGCCTGCAAAAACGTATTGGCAGCGCACCGCTGATGTGTACAGAATTTTGGGTTGGCTGGTTTGATGCCTGGGGCGACAAAGCACATCATACCACGGACGCACAGACCTGCGCACAGGAACTGGATGCCATTCTCCAGCGCGGCAGTGTAAACATTTATATGTTCCACGGCGGCACAAACTTTGGCTTCACCAACGGTGCCAATTACTACGGACACTTGCAGCCGGATGTCACCTCTTATGATTATGATGCCCTGCTGACCGAAAATGGGGAACTTACACCAAAATATAAAGCATTTCAGAACGTAATCGCAAAATACGCGCCGATACCGGAAATGAAATTTTCCGCGCCCGCTGCAAAGATGGACTACGGCACTGCCGCCGTGCAGGATTCTGTTTCGCTGTTTTCTGTTGTGGAAGAAATCGCGGACTGTACGGAAAATCCGTGGCCGCTGTGCATGGAAAAACTGGGACAGAACTTTGGGTACACCCTATATGTGTCTGACTTGAACCCCAATGTTTCGATAGAAAAGCTGGAGCTGACCGGTGCCAATGACCGCGCACAAATTTTCTTCAATCATAAACCATACCTGACACTTTACGACCGGGAACTGCTCAAAGAATACCCTGTTGCACCGGCACTCGGTACCCGCTCCCAGCTTGAAATTCTGACGGAAAACATGGGACGAGTCAACTACGGCCCACGCATGGAGCACCAGCGCAAAGGCATCGACGGCGCGGTTCTGCTGAACGGCCACGGCCATGCTGGCTGGAAAATGTACACCCTGCCGATGGATGCGGAAGCAGTACAGAAAATTGATTTCAGCAAACCACACTGCGAGGGCACACCTGCATTTTACCGCATACCCTTCACCGTAGAAAAAGCAGGCGACACTTTCCTTGACCTGACCGGCTGGGGAAAAGGCTGTGCCGTACTTAACGGCTTCCAGCTTGGACGTTTTTGGGAAATTGGGCCGCAAAAGCGGCTGTATGTTCCCGCTCCAATTTTAAAACTGGGAGAAAACGAACTGATTTTGTTTGAAACCGAGGGCAAAACGGGAAGTACGGTTGCTTTCCGCAGTAAACCTGACTTGGGGTAA
- a CDS encoding divergent PAP2 family protein produces the protein MNWIIVSAAMAWLTAQLIKVLTCWIRGRRVTVRVAVGTGGMPSSHSAFVCATAFGCGIVRGFASVEFALGVALSAVVIYDALGVRWEAGRHAAAINHITEKLEPDKPYVPLETSLGHRPIEVICGGLLGILMALLIQGAFAHRFLQL, from the coding sequence ATGAACTGGATCATCGTATCCGCGGCAATGGCCTGGCTGACTGCGCAGCTCATTAAGGTTCTGACCTGCTGGATACGCGGCAGAAGGGTAACGGTTCGTGTGGCCGTCGGCACCGGCGGCATGCCAAGCTCCCACTCTGCCTTTGTCTGCGCAACCGCATTTGGCTGCGGCATAGTGCGCGGTTTTGCATCTGTTGAATTTGCACTTGGCGTGGCGCTTTCCGCCGTGGTCATTTATGACGCACTGGGTGTTCGGTGGGAAGCTGGCCGCCACGCGGCTGCCATTAACCATATAACTGAAAAACTGGAACCAGACAAACCGTATGTCCCGCTGGAAACCAGCCTTGGTCACCGCCCAATAGAGGTGATCTGCGGCGGCCTGCTGGGCATTCTCATGGCGTTGCTGATACAGGGCGCGTTTGCTCATCGGTTTTTACAATTATAA